Proteins encoded in a region of the Isosphaeraceae bacterium EP7 genome:
- the nadC gene encoding carboxylating nicotinate-nucleotide diphosphorylase, which yields MPATPDPINAWPGFGPAERANAGSLIDLALAEDFGESGDVTSLSTLSASIVGSVQFRARHPGILAGLPVVEQIVDRFSLGRDWSALKSDGDVLSAGDVIAHLEGPMRSLLGLERTALNFLQRLSGIATLTGRFVDEVRGTRAQILDTRKTTPGWRALEKYAVRCGGGSNHRIGLYDMVLIKDNHLASLAQTGDPIGRAIEAARNFVPPRTFVEVEVDSLEQLDRALQCRPDIILVDNLGPEALREAVRRRDQVAPTVRLEASGGVRLETVRALAESGVDRISVGALTHSAPALDIGLDFDEPRRP from the coding sequence ATGCCAGCCACCCCCGATCCTATCAACGCTTGGCCAGGCTTCGGACCCGCGGAGCGGGCGAATGCCGGGTCACTCATCGATCTGGCGCTGGCCGAGGATTTCGGTGAGAGCGGCGACGTCACGTCGCTCTCCACGCTCTCTGCATCCATCGTCGGCTCGGTCCAGTTCAGGGCCAGACATCCGGGGATCCTCGCGGGACTACCGGTCGTGGAGCAGATCGTCGATCGCTTCAGCCTGGGACGCGACTGGTCGGCGTTGAAGAGCGATGGCGATGTGCTCAGCGCCGGAGACGTCATCGCTCACCTCGAGGGGCCGATGCGCAGCTTGCTCGGCCTGGAGCGGACCGCCCTGAACTTCCTGCAACGGCTGAGCGGCATTGCAACCCTCACCGGTCGATTCGTCGACGAGGTCCGTGGGACTCGTGCGCAAATCCTCGATACCCGCAAGACGACCCCCGGTTGGCGGGCCCTGGAGAAATATGCCGTCCGCTGCGGCGGTGGCTCGAACCATCGAATTGGTCTCTATGACATGGTCTTGATCAAGGACAATCATCTGGCGAGCCTGGCGCAAACCGGTGATCCGATCGGCCGGGCCATCGAGGCAGCCAGAAATTTCGTTCCTCCGCGAACCTTCGTCGAGGTCGAAGTCGACTCGCTCGAGCAGCTCGACCGTGCCTTGCAGTGCCGGCCCGACATCATCCTGGTGGACAATCTCGGCCCCGAGGCGCTCCGCGAGGCCGTCAGGAGACGCGACCAGGTCGCCCCGACGGTGCGGCTCGAGGCTTCGGGCGGCGTCAGGCTTGAAACGGTTCGCGCCCTGGCAGAAAGCGGCGTCGATCGGATCAGCGTCGGTGCCCTGACGCATTCAGCCCCCGCGCTCGACATCGGCCTGGATTTCGACGAGCCTCGAAGGCCGTGA
- the uvrB gene encoding excinuclease ABC subunit UvrB produces the protein MPEFKLAAPYQPAGDQPEAIDKLVAGIDDRRPHQTLLGVTGSGKTFTMANVIARSGRPALVLSHNKTLAAQLYGEFKEFFPENAVRYFVSYYDYYQPEAYIPQRDIYIEKDAAINDEIERLRLAATSALVSRNDVIVIASVSCIYGLGSPEDYRKMMVHLKVGDWLDRDAMLMKFVEIQYGRNDVSFERGKFRVRGDVVELWPAYEEVAYRIELFGDEIESLAVIDPVSGAVIEKKPDMYVYPAKHFVLPEERIEGAVAAIRKELDERLEQFKEQGKLLEAQRLAARTRYDIEMLLEVGYCSGIENYSRHLSGRGPGETPNTLLDFFPKDSLLFIDESHVTIPQVRGMFAGDFSRKGTLVEHGFRLPSALDNRPLRFDEWEAKLGMRIYVSATPADYEIAMSGGEVVEQVIRPTGLVDPVIRVEPARGQVPALLNEIKIRSARGERVLVTTLTKRLSEDLTRFLKEQGVRCKWLHSELDAIERVTILRELREGAFDALIGVNLLREGLDLPEVSMVCILDADKEGFLRSETSLIQTIGRAARHVNAQVVLYADTVTRSMQRAIDETNRRRDLQLAYNAEHGITPAGIVKAIRRGIEEEVQARAIERSVVGDEEEAVTQEYLNELEAEMLKAAESLEFERAAALRDRIMQLKSSRDGGPARPAASPQGKSARAKARAEGPKGKGRAARPKPA, from the coding sequence ATGCCGGAATTCAAGCTCGCGGCGCCCTACCAGCCGGCTGGCGACCAGCCTGAGGCGATCGATAAGCTCGTCGCCGGGATTGACGATCGCCGTCCGCATCAAACTTTGCTGGGGGTCACGGGCTCTGGCAAGACGTTCACGATGGCCAACGTGATCGCGCGTTCGGGTCGGCCGGCGCTCGTCCTGTCTCATAACAAGACGCTGGCGGCCCAGCTCTACGGCGAGTTCAAGGAGTTCTTCCCCGAGAACGCCGTCCGCTACTTCGTCAGCTACTACGACTACTATCAGCCCGAAGCCTACATCCCCCAGCGCGACATCTACATCGAGAAGGACGCGGCGATCAATGACGAGATCGAGCGTCTGAGGCTGGCGGCGACGAGTGCCCTGGTGAGCCGCAATGACGTCATCGTCATCGCCAGCGTCTCGTGCATCTACGGGCTCGGCTCGCCCGAAGATTATCGCAAGATGATGGTGCACCTGAAGGTCGGAGATTGGCTCGACCGCGATGCGATGCTGATGAAGTTCGTCGAGATCCAGTACGGCCGCAATGACGTCAGCTTCGAGCGCGGGAAGTTCCGGGTCCGGGGCGATGTGGTCGAGCTCTGGCCCGCATACGAAGAGGTCGCCTATCGGATCGAGCTCTTCGGCGACGAGATCGAGAGCCTGGCCGTCATCGATCCCGTCTCGGGCGCCGTGATCGAGAAGAAGCCCGACATGTATGTTTATCCCGCCAAGCACTTCGTGCTGCCGGAAGAACGCATCGAGGGCGCCGTCGCCGCGATCCGCAAGGAACTGGACGAACGGCTGGAGCAATTCAAGGAGCAGGGGAAGCTGCTCGAAGCCCAACGCCTGGCGGCACGGACCCGGTACGACATCGAGATGCTCCTCGAGGTCGGTTATTGTTCGGGCATCGAGAACTACAGCCGCCACCTCTCGGGACGCGGTCCGGGAGAAACACCGAACACCCTTCTCGACTTCTTCCCGAAGGATAGCCTGCTCTTCATTGATGAGTCGCACGTGACCATCCCCCAGGTGCGCGGGATGTTTGCCGGCGACTTCAGCCGAAAAGGGACGCTCGTCGAGCACGGCTTCCGGCTCCCCAGCGCGCTTGACAACCGTCCCCTCCGGTTCGACGAGTGGGAGGCGAAGCTCGGGATGCGTATCTACGTCTCGGCCACCCCGGCCGACTACGAGATCGCCATGTCCGGGGGAGAGGTGGTCGAGCAGGTCATCCGCCCGACTGGCCTGGTCGATCCTGTGATCCGGGTCGAGCCGGCCCGTGGCCAGGTTCCGGCGCTGCTCAACGAGATCAAGATCCGCTCGGCACGTGGCGAGCGGGTCCTGGTCACGACCCTGACGAAACGCCTGTCCGAGGACCTCACGCGTTTCCTGAAAGAGCAGGGGGTGAGGTGCAAGTGGCTCCACTCCGAGCTCGATGCGATCGAGCGCGTGACGATTCTCAGGGAGTTACGCGAGGGGGCCTTTGATGCCCTGATCGGCGTGAATCTCTTGCGTGAGGGGCTCGACCTTCCCGAGGTGTCGATGGTTTGTATCCTCGACGCCGACAAGGAAGGCTTCCTGCGGAGCGAGACCTCGCTCATCCAGACGATCGGCCGCGCGGCCCGCCACGTCAACGCCCAGGTTGTGCTCTACGCCGACACGGTGACACGCTCAATGCAGAGGGCGATCGACGAGACGAACCGACGCCGAGACTTGCAACTGGCCTACAACGCGGAGCACGGCATCACGCCGGCGGGCATCGTCAAGGCGATCCGCCGCGGCATCGAGGAAGAGGTTCAGGCCCGAGCCATCGAGCGCAGCGTCGTCGGCGATGAGGAAGAGGCCGTCACGCAGGAATATCTCAACGAGCTGGAAGCCGAGATGCTCAAGGCCGCCGAGTCGCTCGAATTCGAGCGTGCAGCCGCCCTCCGCGACCGGATCATGCAGCTGAAGTCCTCGCGCGATGGCGGACCGGCCCGACCCGCGGCCAGCCCGCAGGGGAAGTCGGCACGCGCCAAGGCGAGGGCCGAAGGTCCCAAGGGAAAAGGCCGAGCGGCCCGCCCCAAACCGGCCTGA
- a CDS encoding MFS transporter codes for MGPRVTIVVFLMAFSFLNHSNRTSMAIAGDGWLLDQFHLSPTELGAIYSAFLFAYTAAMTPGGWLVDRIGPRLSVGLVGLITGVLAIGTGAAGGLASTAGMLLLSLTLIRGAMGMASAPLYPGAGAAVVSWVAPGRRVTAMSLIVCAAPIGIACTFLVFGPLLRWLGGPGAFAVQGLVTASVAIGWLIYVSDRPKEVRTVLEPSSREPVGGMVPVWALLRNRSLVLLTLCYATVSYFEYLFFYWMHYYFQTVLKLPAELSDTYSTYLPMSLAVGIPLGGWLSDRLSETLGARRARALVGAGGMIASAGLLWLGLLASSPGWIVTWFSLAMGVIGLTEGPIWMSSVEIGGKRGGLSGAICNTGGNAGGTLAPFLTAVVGERFGWPAAISLGSLFCLVGVASWIWIDPEERIA; via the coding sequence GTGGGCCCCCGCGTCACGATCGTCGTTTTCCTGATGGCGTTCAGCTTCCTGAATCACTCCAACCGGACGAGCATGGCGATCGCCGGCGACGGTTGGTTGTTGGACCAGTTCCATCTCTCGCCGACCGAGCTGGGGGCGATCTACTCGGCGTTCCTCTTCGCCTACACGGCGGCGATGACTCCCGGAGGCTGGCTGGTCGATCGGATTGGGCCCCGCCTCTCCGTCGGACTCGTCGGGCTGATCACCGGAGTCCTCGCGATCGGGACAGGCGCCGCCGGCGGCCTCGCTTCGACGGCCGGGATGTTGCTCCTGAGCCTGACACTGATCCGTGGAGCGATGGGGATGGCTTCGGCCCCGCTTTATCCGGGCGCGGGCGCCGCTGTGGTCAGCTGGGTCGCCCCCGGGCGGCGCGTCACGGCCATGAGCCTGATCGTCTGCGCGGCGCCGATCGGGATCGCTTGCACATTCCTGGTCTTCGGCCCGCTGCTTCGCTGGCTGGGCGGGCCTGGTGCCTTCGCCGTCCAGGGCCTTGTCACGGCCTCGGTTGCAATCGGCTGGCTCATTTATGTCTCGGATCGTCCGAAAGAGGTGCGAACTGTCCTCGAACCCAGCTCCAGAGAGCCCGTCGGTGGCATGGTCCCGGTCTGGGCCTTGCTGCGCAATCGGAGCCTGGTGTTGCTGACCCTTTGCTATGCGACGGTCAGCTACTTTGAGTATCTCTTCTTCTACTGGATGCACTATTACTTCCAGACCGTGCTGAAGCTACCGGCGGAACTGAGCGACACCTACTCCACCTATCTGCCGATGTCTCTGGCCGTCGGCATCCCGCTAGGAGGTTGGCTGTCGGACCGTCTTTCCGAGACGTTGGGCGCCCGTCGCGCGAGGGCCCTGGTCGGGGCGGGGGGGATGATCGCCAGCGCCGGCCTGCTCTGGCTCGGCCTGTTGGCGAGCTCGCCGGGCTGGATCGTCACGTGGTTCTCTCTGGCCATGGGGGTGATCGGACTGACCGAAGGGCCGATCTGGATGTCGTCCGTGGAGATCGGAGGGAAGCGAGGTGGCCTCAGCGGCGCGATCTGCAACACCGGAGGGAATGCAGGCGGGACGCTGGCGCCATTCCTGACAGCTGTGGTCGGCGAGCGCTTTGGCTGGCCGGCCGCGATTAGCCTCGGCAGCCTCTTTTGCCTTGTCGGGGTGGCTTCCTGGATCTGGATCGACCCCGAAGAGCGGATCGCCTGA
- a CDS encoding sugar phosphate isomerase/epimerase, translating into MARPVTLFTGQWADLPLESICKKAGGWGYDGIELPCWGDHFNVQKALKDDNYCQERHDLLGRYGLKCWAISNHLVGQLVLDVLDARTDDWAPAEVRGNSEKKRAWAIQEMKDTARAAQKMGIKVVNGFTGSPIWHLLYSFPPVPDSTISDGFKLLADLWNPILDVFDECGVKFGLEVHPTEIAFDLYSAETALKALDHRPAFGFNFDPSHLLWQFVDPVAFIRAFPDRIYHVHVKDAARTLDGKTGILGSHLNFGDIRRGWDFRSPGRGQVDFEEIARALNVIGYEGPLSVEWEDPGMDREYGAAEAAKFVKSKMGFIPIARGFDSAFAEAQAKKA; encoded by the coding sequence ATGGCCCGCCCCGTCACCCTGTTCACCGGCCAGTGGGCCGACCTACCCCTCGAGTCGATCTGCAAGAAGGCCGGTGGCTGGGGCTACGACGGGATCGAGCTCCCCTGCTGGGGCGACCATTTCAACGTCCAGAAGGCGCTCAAGGACGACAATTACTGCCAGGAACGCCACGACCTGCTGGGTCGCTATGGCCTGAAGTGCTGGGCGATCTCCAATCATCTCGTCGGCCAGCTCGTCCTCGACGTGCTCGATGCCAGGACCGACGACTGGGCCCCGGCCGAAGTCCGGGGCAACTCGGAGAAGAAGCGGGCCTGGGCCATCCAGGAGATGAAAGACACCGCCCGCGCCGCCCAGAAGATGGGGATCAAGGTCGTCAACGGATTCACCGGCAGCCCGATCTGGCACCTCCTGTACTCGTTCCCCCCGGTGCCCGACTCGACCATCTCCGATGGCTTCAAGCTGCTGGCCGACCTCTGGAACCCGATTCTCGACGTCTTCGACGAGTGCGGCGTGAAGTTCGGCCTGGAAGTTCACCCGACCGAGATCGCCTTCGACCTCTACTCGGCCGAGACGGCCTTGAAGGCGCTCGACCATCGGCCGGCCTTTGGCTTCAACTTCGACCCCAGCCACCTGCTCTGGCAGTTCGTCGACCCCGTCGCGTTCATCCGCGCATTCCCGGACCGGATCTATCACGTCCACGTCAAGGACGCGGCCAGGACGCTCGACGGCAAGACGGGCATCCTGGGATCGCACCTGAATTTCGGCGACATCCGGCGCGGATGGGACTTCCGGTCGCCGGGTCGCGGCCAGGTCGACTTCGAAGAGATTGCCCGCGCCCTGAACGTGATCGGCTATGAAGGGCCGCTCTCCGTCGAGTGGGAAGACCCCGGCATGGATCGCGAGTACGGCGCGGCTGAAGCCGCCAAGTTCGTCAAGTCGAAGATGGGCTTCATACCGATCGCCCGAGGCTTCGACAGCGCCTTCGCCGAGGCGCAGGCGAAGAAGGCCTGA
- a CDS encoding redox-sensing transcriptional repressor Rex, giving the protein MREPRRDPSPDKEKLAPKAVVGRVSLYLRQLELFQRQGLITISSNQLGTSLTISDAQVRKDLAFFGQFGHPGVGYRIEELIDALRRILGIDREWPSALVGLGNLGRALIRYRGFRSRGFHIVALFDNDPSKIGETIDGMVVHPLDSMAKVVQSLNISLAVLAVPAEVAQAVADQVVASGIVGLLNFAPLPLVVPPGVSVVGVDLSVQFEHLAYKVQNRQGGISYLEGTGAVGESHSGLR; this is encoded by the coding sequence GTGAGGGAGCCACGACGCGACCCCTCGCCTGATAAGGAAAAACTTGCCCCCAAGGCAGTTGTGGGCCGGGTCAGCCTCTATCTAAGGCAGCTCGAACTCTTCCAGCGCCAGGGTCTAATCACGATCTCGAGCAATCAACTCGGGACCTCGCTGACGATCAGCGATGCCCAGGTGAGAAAGGATCTCGCCTTCTTCGGCCAATTCGGCCACCCGGGTGTTGGCTATCGGATCGAGGAATTGATCGACGCGTTGCGGCGTATCCTCGGCATTGATCGCGAATGGCCATCGGCGCTGGTGGGCCTCGGCAATCTCGGCCGGGCTCTGATCCGCTACCGGGGCTTCCGGTCCCGAGGCTTCCACATCGTCGCGCTCTTCGACAACGACCCTTCGAAGATCGGCGAGACGATTGATGGGATGGTCGTCCACCCCCTCGACTCCATGGCCAAGGTGGTCCAGTCGCTGAATATCAGCCTGGCGGTCCTTGCCGTACCGGCCGAGGTCGCGCAAGCCGTCGCCGATCAGGTCGTTGCAAGCGGGATCGTCGGCCTCCTGAATTTCGCCCCGTTGCCGCTCGTGGTTCCGCCGGGCGTGAGCGTCGTGGGCGTCGACCTGAGCGTCCAGTTCGAGCATCTGGCCTATAAAGTCCAGAACAGGCAGGGCGGGATCTCGTATCTGGAAGGCACAGGGGCGGTCGGAGAGAGCCATTCCGGACTGCGTTGA
- the ribD gene encoding bifunctional diaminohydroxyphosphoribosylaminopyrimidine deaminase/5-amino-6-(5-phosphoribosylamino)uracil reductase RibD, whose product MVGGPPIIHGTTAGFSDEDSFWMSRALAEAARGLGHVEPNPMVGAVIVRDGRLISVGHHRKFGGPHAEVEALSRAGVDARGSTLYVTLEPCCHFGKTPPCADAVVGAGVIRVVAAMRDPFPRVAGGGFARLRSAGIQVEIGLLSPETIRLNGPFFKRVLTGLPYVTAKWAMTLDGKIATADGDSRWISGPASRLRVHELRGRVDAIVIGIGTALADDPELTARPPGPRTPARVVLDSQALLPPTGRLARSAREIPVIVGVTDRAPSDRRSSLIDAGCEVIEFGGMGSVPILALLKTLGDRGMTNLLVEGGGRVIGSFFDAGQIDELDAYLAPILEGGEHGRGPMLGRGSALMSEARRLVDCRYEILDGDVRIRGTLSAPWRNSAELDPTQGPTISSIKATNAVDR is encoded by the coding sequence ATTGTTGGCGGGCCACCCATCATTCACGGGACGACCGCGGGATTTTCCGACGAAGACTCATTCTGGATGAGCCGGGCTCTCGCGGAGGCCGCGCGTGGACTGGGCCACGTCGAACCGAATCCGATGGTCGGCGCCGTCATCGTCCGCGACGGCCGGCTGATCTCCGTCGGACATCACCGAAAGTTCGGTGGGCCTCACGCCGAGGTCGAGGCACTGTCTCGCGCGGGGGTCGATGCACGAGGTTCGACGCTTTACGTCACCCTCGAGCCGTGCTGTCACTTCGGGAAGACGCCCCCCTGCGCCGATGCGGTCGTTGGGGCCGGGGTAATCCGGGTCGTCGCGGCCATGCGCGACCCGTTCCCACGAGTGGCGGGCGGAGGGTTCGCTCGGCTGCGTTCCGCGGGGATCCAGGTCGAGATCGGGCTGCTCAGCCCCGAAACGATCCGCCTCAACGGGCCGTTCTTCAAACGCGTGTTGACGGGCTTACCGTACGTCACGGCCAAATGGGCGATGACTCTCGACGGCAAGATCGCGACGGCAGACGGCGATAGCCGGTGGATCTCCGGGCCGGCGTCGAGGCTCCGGGTTCACGAACTGCGGGGGCGGGTGGATGCGATTGTCATCGGGATCGGGACCGCCCTGGCGGACGATCCGGAGTTGACCGCACGGCCGCCCGGGCCCCGCACGCCCGCGCGTGTCGTGCTCGACAGCCAGGCCCTTCTGCCGCCGACCGGTCGTCTGGCCCGTTCGGCCCGAGAGATTCCCGTCATCGTCGGGGTGACGGACCGGGCCCCGTCCGATCGCAGGTCCAGCCTGATCGATGCCGGGTGTGAGGTGATTGAGTTCGGCGGAATGGGGAGTGTGCCCATCCTGGCGTTGCTCAAGACGCTTGGTGACCGAGGAATGACGAATTTGCTCGTCGAAGGAGGCGGAAGGGTGATCGGCTCGTTCTTCGACGCCGGCCAGATCGACGAACTGGACGCTTATCTCGCCCCAATCCTCGAAGGGGGCGAGCACGGCCGAGGGCCGATGCTCGGCCGAGGATCCGCTTTGATGTCCGAAGCTCGTCGGCTTGTCGATTGCCGGTACGAGATCCTCGACGGCGATGTTCGGATTCGGGGGACGCTCTCAGCTCCCTGGCGGAATTCGGCCGAGCTTGACCCGACCCAAGGTCCGACGATATCATCCATTAAGGCAACGAATGCCGTCGATCGATGA
- a CDS encoding DinB family protein, translating into MFERERNLYAYNLEYTRRLVDGLDDAEIAQIPSPGINPPIWILGHLAICTDYVLSTCGLPMALPEAWHRSFGPGSMPLAEGSVRPGVAELMNALTAGHERALQAATQLDPDRLAEKHTLGMELIRKTLPTVGDLIAHLLSTHEAGHLGQFSTWRRLKGLPQTAGFEL; encoded by the coding sequence ATGTTCGAGCGCGAGCGAAATCTCTACGCCTATAACCTGGAGTACACGCGGCGGCTGGTGGATGGGCTGGATGATGCGGAGATCGCCCAGATCCCCAGCCCCGGGATCAACCCGCCGATCTGGATCCTGGGTCATCTGGCCATCTGCACCGACTACGTCTTGAGCACCTGTGGCCTGCCGATGGCCTTGCCGGAAGCCTGGCATCGTTCGTTCGGGCCGGGTTCAATGCCCTTGGCCGAGGGCTCGGTTCGCCCGGGTGTGGCTGAGCTGATGAATGCCCTCACCGCCGGCCACGAGAGGGCCTTGCAGGCGGCGACCCAGCTTGACCCTGACAGGCTCGCGGAAAAGCATACCCTCGGGATGGAGCTGATCCGCAAAACCCTGCCCACGGTCGGAGACCTGATCGCCCATCTGCTCAGCACGCACGAGGCCGGCCATCTCGGCCAATTCTCGACCTGGAGGCGGTTGAAGGGGCTCCCACAGACCGCTGGATTTGAGCTCTAG
- a CDS encoding serine/threonine-protein kinase, whose amino-acid sequence MPDNQAKPRALPDPAATAGNAGLSSTGIPVAPTRDLTGSMLGDFQVERLLGRGGMGEVYLARQLSLNREVALKVLRADLISNATYQARFEVEAWAAAKLNHANIVHIYTLGSFENLRFIAMEYVQGTNLREYLTRKGTIDLPLAMSIMRQSALAIGAAGELGLIHRDIKPENLMLTKKAQVKVADFGLCRDLEHDHHITQDGVTLGTPMYMSPEQVQGHPLDHRSDLYSLGVTYYHMLAGAPPFRAETALALALKHLKDTPVNLAVHRPDLPPELTALVMRLMAKSPNDRYQSAAEMLRDLARVREKLNLGSARAETGEISTIPANEAFPKLAAESASSRSLKTTEPSLVMAALSSSMVAIRKARPSRGMAAACLVGGLLAGAIAGWSGRRPDLLDVRSASPKGSPALWMAPEWRSIPHQATSSAQYRQAQMRTVPAELDAAWLAVPGFHPGQHEWALRAYTQFARSLFRRRDSERLAMLADALDGSEREGDRAYAEIFRGGVAALRKDAAGTERLLAGRAEQLTDPGLVELGAEIAVDVTRRPAGPEATLAARAKFLELQSKYMARLLQIEMANAGEPGRPG is encoded by the coding sequence ATGCCCGACAACCAAGCGAAGCCGAGAGCCTTGCCCGACCCCGCGGCGACGGCCGGGAATGCCGGCCTCTCCTCGACCGGGATCCCCGTCGCGCCGACTCGCGACTTGACCGGCTCGATGCTGGGCGATTTTCAGGTCGAACGACTCCTGGGCCGGGGAGGCATGGGCGAAGTCTATCTTGCCCGCCAGCTCAGCCTGAATCGCGAGGTGGCGCTGAAGGTGCTGCGGGCCGACCTGATTTCCAACGCCACCTACCAGGCCCGCTTCGAGGTGGAAGCCTGGGCCGCGGCCAAGCTGAATCACGCCAACATTGTCCACATATACACCCTCGGCTCGTTCGAGAATCTGCGGTTCATCGCCATGGAGTACGTGCAGGGGACCAACCTGCGCGAATATCTCACCCGCAAGGGGACGATCGACCTGCCTCTGGCGATGTCGATCATGCGCCAGTCTGCCCTGGCCATCGGCGCCGCCGGCGAGCTGGGCCTGATCCACCGGGATATCAAGCCCGAAAACCTGATGCTCACGAAGAAGGCGCAGGTCAAGGTCGCCGACTTCGGCCTCTGCCGCGACCTGGAGCACGACCACCACATCACCCAGGACGGGGTGACCCTCGGCACGCCGATGTACATGAGCCCCGAGCAGGTCCAGGGACACCCGCTCGACCACCGGAGCGACCTCTACTCCCTGGGCGTGACGTATTATCACATGCTCGCCGGCGCCCCGCCGTTTCGCGCCGAGACGGCCCTGGCCCTGGCCCTGAAGCATCTGAAGGATACCCCCGTCAATCTGGCGGTCCACCGGCCCGACCTCCCGCCCGAACTCACGGCGCTCGTCATGCGGCTGATGGCCAAGTCTCCCAACGACCGCTATCAGTCGGCCGCCGAGATGTTGCGCGACCTGGCAAGGGTGCGCGAGAAGCTCAACCTCGGCTCCGCTCGGGCCGAGACGGGCGAGATCAGCACGATCCCGGCGAACGAGGCATTCCCGAAGCTTGCCGCCGAGTCTGCAAGCTCCAGGTCGCTCAAAACGACCGAGCCCTCGCTCGTCATGGCGGCCTTGTCTTCGTCGATGGTCGCGATCCGGAAGGCGAGGCCTAGCCGTGGGATGGCCGCGGCCTGCCTCGTCGGCGGGTTGCTGGCCGGGGCCATCGCGGGCTGGTCCGGTCGGAGGCCCGATTTGCTCGACGTCCGATCCGCATCGCCGAAGGGGAGCCCGGCCCTCTGGATGGCCCCCGAATGGCGCTCGATCCCCCATCAGGCGACGTCATCGGCCCAGTATCGACAGGCCCAGATGAGGACCGTGCCGGCCGAGCTGGACGCCGCCTGGCTGGCCGTGCCGGGCTTCCACCCCGGCCAGCACGAATGGGCGCTCAGGGCCTATACTCAGTTCGCCAGATCGCTGTTCCGTCGCCGCGATTCCGAGCGGTTGGCCATGCTGGCCGACGCGCTCGACGGCTCAGAACGGGAGGGCGATCGGGCCTACGCCGAGATCTTCAGGGGCGGGGTCGCCGCGCTCCGGAAGGATGCCGCGGGAACCGAGCGGCTGCTCGCCGGAAGGGCCGAGCAACTCACCGACCCGGGGCTCGTCGAGCTCGGCGCGGAGATCGCCGTGGACGTGACCCGACGCCCGGCCGGCCCCGAGGCGACCCTCGCGGCGCGGGCGAAATTCCTCGAACTCCAGTCCAAGTACATGGCCCGACTGCTCCAGATCGAGATGGCCAACGCCGGCGAGCCGGGACGCCCCGGATGA